A portion of the Daphnia magna isolate NIES linkage group LG4, ASM2063170v1.1, whole genome shotgun sequence genome contains these proteins:
- the LOC123471584 gene encoding uncharacterized protein LOC123471584 produces the protein MEVDSLQFLLRHRGNFDDVLHLMVVLLFSSPSRFSARFRPEDKELVVQLLLFSLLNNPCAPSSTCDFGFQRVWIGDYYYVRYPGYARYRDLYPQHLARLLWWLESGEDIFYPTSRSAVFLPECLLEEFEDSV, from the exons ATGGAGGTTGATtctttacaatttttgttgCGCCATCGGGGCaattttgatgatgttttgcATCTGATGgtggtgttgttgttttcttcgccgTCTCGTTTCTCTGCTCGATTTCGACCCGAGGACAAGGAATTGGTAGTGCAGTTGCTGTTGTTTTCACTACTCAATAATCCCTGTGCTCCTTCCTCTACTTGCGATTTTGGCTTTCAGCGAGTTTGGATCGGTGATTATTACTACGT CCGATATCCTGGATATGCGAGATACCGCGATCTTTATCCTCAACATCTCGCTAGGTTGTTGTGGTGGTTGGAGTCAGGCGAGGATATTTTCTATCCCACTTCTCGGTCTGCGGTGTTTTTACCGGAATGCCTGCTGGAGGAATTCGAAGATTCTGTCTAA
- the LOC123471582 gene encoding glycine-rich cell wall structural protein-like has protein sequence MSSGHAGHSTHGGYVGNVSPMIGGHHSSHTTPVSGGYGGQIAPISGGYGGHTSPVGGGHFSSHAAPVSGAYDGHGAPVGGGYGGHPSPASGGYGSSQAVRRPKSGGYSNNHTSPVSGGYGSHVASMNGGYGGHALPTSGGYGGHAASAAKGYGGHGSHRGGGHGGHSAPMRGAYGSHSAGKGYGR, from the coding sequence ATGAGTTCGGGACACGCTGGCCATTCGACGCATGGAGGATACGTAGGCAACGTCTCTCCGATGATAGGAGGACACCACAGCAGCCACACAACACCCGTGAGCGGGGGGTACGGAGGTCAAATTGCGCCAATCAGCGGAGGATACGGTGGTCACACATCACCCGTGGGTGGAGGGCATTTCAGTAGTCATGCTGCCCCCGTTAGTGGTGCGTATGATGGACATGGTGCACCAGTTGGTGGAGGATACGGAGGGCATCCTTCTCCTGCAAGCGGAGGGTACGGCAGTAGTCAAGCGGTCCGTCGGCCTAAGAGTGGAGGCTACAGCAACAATCACACGTCCCCTGTGAGCGGAGGATATGGTAGTCATGTTGCGTCAATGAACGGAGGATACGGTGGTCATGCTTTGCCAACCAGCGGAGGATATGGAGGTCATGCAGCATCGGCAGCCAAAGGTTACGGTGGCCACGGATCGCATAGGGGTGGAGGACATGGAGGTCATTCTGCGCCGATGAGGGGAGCTTATGGAAGTCATTCTGCTGGAAAAGGCTACGGTCGTTAA